The following are encoded in a window of Castanea sativa cultivar Marrone di Chiusa Pesio chromosome 5, ASM4071231v1 genomic DNA:
- the LOC142636737 gene encoding (E,E)-alpha-farnesene synthase-like has protein sequence MKPQANDIIHERRFANYKPNIWNYDYLQSLSSIYNGQEYERRVQKLKEDVRIIFANAVDSVATFELIDSVNKLGLASHFDMEIKKALDTIASTKKKISSPEEDLYTTALCFRLFRQHGYEVSQDMFRGFMDEKTGLFRENTHINIKEMLELLEVSHLGLEGENILDVARDFLTATLKESISSLDSDLAKQVVHVLELPSQRRVQWFDVKWHINSYEKDIHMNSSLLELAKLHFNIVQAILQKDLRESSRWWSNLGVIEKLSFARDRLVESFMCSVAVAFEPKYTCLRKWLTKVISLILIIDDVYDVYGTLEELTHFTNAVNRWDVSETQQLPECMKTCFLALYNTTNEIANEIQKEMGAWNQVLPHLKKGWTDFCNALFVEAKWYNMGYTPSLQEYLSNAWISSTAPLLLVHEFFSMGHEVTNGMEDFLEKNQEIVYNISMIIRLCNDLGTSVAERARGDVPSSILCYMREADVSEEIAQKHIEDMINKSWKKINGQCFNQLPMLQSFVNIATNNARVAHSLYQYGDGFGVQDRDTRKNIVSLLVEPLVLY, from the exons ATGAAGCCTCAAGCCAATGATATCATACACGAACGACGATTTGCCAATTATAAGCCAAACATATGGAACTATGATTACCTACAGTCTCTTTCTAGCATATACAAC GGCCAAGAATATGAAAGACGGGTACagaaacttaaagaagatgtAAGGATAATATTTGCGAATGCAGTGGACTCTGTGGCAACGTTTGAGCTGATCGACAGCGTAAACAAGTTAGGCCTAGCAAGCCACTTTGATATGGAAATCAAAAAGGCTCTAGACACCATTGCATCCACTAAGAAGAAAATTTCTAGTCCAGAAGAGGATCTCTACACTACTGCACTATGCTTTAGGCTTTTTAGGCAGCATGGCTATGAAGTTTCTCAAG ATATGTTTAGAGGCTTTATGGATGAAAAAACTGGTTTGTTCAGAGAAAACACGCACATAAATATCAAAGAAATGCTTGAGCTTTTGGAGGTCTCACACTTGGGTTTAGAAGGTGAAAACATTCTGGATGTGGCTAGAGATTTCTTAACTGCAACTCTCAAAGAAAGCATTTCCAGTTTAGATAGTGACCTTGCCAAGCAAGTGGTCCATGTTTTGGAACTTCCATCACAAAGGAGAGTACAGTGGTTTGATGTCAAATGGCACATCAATTCATATGAGAAAGACATTCACATGAACTCGAGCTTACTTGAACTTGCTAAACTTCATTTCAACATAGTTCAAGCCATACTTCAAAAAGATCTAAGGGAATCATCCAG GTGGTGGAGTAACCTGGGCGTGATAGAGAAGTTGAGTTTTGCAAGAGACAGACTGGTTGAAAGTTTTATGTGCTCGGTGGCCGTGGCTTTCGAGCCTAAGTACACATGTCTTAGAAAATGGCTTACTAAAGTCATTAGTCTGATACTTATAATTGATGATGTTTATGATGTTTATGGCACATTGGAAGAACTAACGCACTTCACAAATGCCGTAAATAG GTGGGATGTTAGTGAAACTCAACAGCTTCCAGAGTGCATGAAGACTTGCTTCCTAGCTCTCTACAATACTACTAATGAAATCGCTAATGAAATTCAAAAGGAGATGGGTGCTTGGAACCAAGTTTTACCACATCTTAAAAAAGGG TGGACAGATTTTTGTAATGCATTATTTGTGGAAGCAAAGTGGTACAACATGGGCTACACTCCATCCCTGCAAGAATATCTAAGTAATGCGTGGATTTCATCGACTGCCCCATTACTTTTGGTCCACGAATTCTTTTCCATGGGACATGAGGTAACAAACGGGATGGAAGATTTTCTGGAGAAAAACCAAGAAATTGTGTATAACATATCTATGATAATTCGACTCTGCAATGATTTGGGGACTTCAGTG GCTGAGAGAGCAAGAGGTGATGTTCCCTCATCAATCCTATGTTATATGAGAGAAGCTGATGTTTCAGAAGAAATTGCACAGAAGCACATCGAAGACATGATAAACAAGAGTTGGAAGAAAATAAATGGGCAATGCTTCAACCAATTGCCAATGCTGCAATCATTTGTCAATATTGCAACAAATAATGCTCGTGTGGCACATAGCCTTTACCAATATGGAGATGGATTTGGAGTTCAAGACCGAGACACTCGGAAAAATATCGTGTCTTTACTGGTTGAACCTCTCGTGCTCTACTGA